The following are encoded in a window of Panicum virgatum strain AP13 chromosome 5N, P.virgatum_v5, whole genome shotgun sequence genomic DNA:
- the LOC120673577 gene encoding vesicle-associated protein 1-2-like: MDQDLVEIHPRELQFTFEVKKQSSCTVHLVNKSNEFVAFKVKTTSPKRYCVRPNTGVILPRKTCEFTVTMQALRTAPPDMQLKDKFLVQTTVVPYGTSDEDLIPAFFSKETGRYIEESKLRVVLVSASHSLEDEPINGVHNTEPAVEVPVLKEMPNIENEVPAVAKEVPPPLKQTPAIATEIPSPVKETPGLREIPVPINEVPVALTESPSNKKDSSAIAIEHASTVANEHAPAIKIESPPLKQSTAVFKESPPLEKTPKEAVMLSDRGLFNVQNHQLSHVTEDVQNLKSKLNNLESKLEEAERMIIRLREESRSTTQERDKLQQEMVFLRKKGAPRSQVGFPLLFVVYVALLGTSFGYLLRL; the protein is encoded by the exons ATGGACCAGGACCTCGTCGAGATCCACCCGCGCGAGCTCCAGTTCACCT TTGAGGTGAAGAAACAAAGTTCATGTACTGTACATCTAGTCAACAAGTCCAATGAATTTGTTGCTTTCAAG GTTAAAACAACATCTCCAAAAAGATACTGTGTTCGACCAAATACTGGAGTTATCCTTCCTAGGAAAACTTGTGAATTCACAG TTACCATGCAAGCACTCCGAACTGCTCCACCAGACATGCAATTAAAAGACAAGTTTTTGGTGCAGACCACAGTTGTTCCTTATGGTACATCTGATGAGGACCTTATTCCTGCCTTT TTCTCCAAAGAAACTGGCAGGTACATCGAGGAAAGTAAATTGAGAGTTGTCCTTGTTAGTGCATCCCATTCtcttgaagatgaacccattaATGGAGTTCACAACACTGAGCCAGCTGTTGAAGTTCCTGTACTGAAAGAGATGCCAAATATAGAGAACGAAGTGCCAGCTGTTGCAAAAGAAGTTCCTCCCCCTCTGAAACAAACTCCAGCAATTGCAACTGAAATACCTTCACCAGTCAAAGAGACTCCAGGCTTGAGAGAAATTCCTGTGCCAATAAATGAAGTACCAGTTGCATTGACAGAATCTCCATCCAATAAAAAAGATTCATCTGCTATTGCAATTGAACATGCATCTACTGTTGCAAATGAACATGCCCCTGCTATTAAGATTGAATCCCCTCCTTTGAAACAAAGCACTGCAGTTTTTAAGGAATCTCCTCCACTGGAGAAAACTCCTAAGGAAGCTGTTATGCTAAGTGATCGGGGACTTTTCAATGTGCAGAACCATCAATTGTCTCAT GTAACAGAAGATGTTCAGAATCTGAAGTCAAAGCTCAACAATCTTGAATCAAAATTGGAAGAG GCTGAAAGGATGATAATAAGGCTAAGAGAAGAGAGCAGAAGTACCACCCAGGAGCGGGATAAGTTACAGCAAGAAATG GTATTTCTAAGAAAGAAGGGTGCTCCCAGGAGTCAAGTGGGCTTTCCCTTGCTGTTTGTGGTGTACGTGGCGCTTCTTGGTACCTCATTCGGTTACCTGCTGCGATTATGA
- the LOC120671877 gene encoding geraniol 8-hydroxylase-like translates to MRVLLSDLYGAGASTTAALIEWGMVDLLQNPDADRFIPERFVGGEIRSYLGQDFEMIPFGLGHRICPGMPLAQKLIPLLLGTLLHCFEWELPAEVRESGIDMKEKCGVVLSLVNPLTALPKEI, encoded by the coding sequence ATGCGAGTCCTCCTCTCCGATCTGTACGGCGCCGGGGCGAGCACGACGGCGGCTCTCATCGAGTGGGGAATGGTGGACCTGCTCCAGAACCCGGACGCGGACAGGTTCATCCCGGAGAGGTTCGTCGGCGGCGAGATCAGGAGCTACCTGGGCCAGGACTTCGAGATGATCCCGTTCGGCCTCGGCCACCGCATCTGCCCCGGGATGCCGCTGGCGCAGAAGCTGATACCGCTGCTCCTTGGCACGCTGCTCCATTGCTTCGAGTGGGAGCTCCCCGCCGAGGTCAGGGAGAGCGGGATCGACATGAAGGAGAAGTGTGGGGTGGTGCTGTCTCTCGTCAACCCCCTCACGGCCCTACCCAAGGAGATATGA
- the LOC120673672 gene encoding uncharacterized protein LOC120673672, with translation MGCGGSKEAVVKGNSGSSRCNRFRRKSSVVADATQSSRAPPPSDNGSAMVAKANDEVVADAKNKETTSTQKAIEEKKQEGINSKADQVVRDNREAFAVKEAKAIATNAIPEKKEVEIKKDEEIIKDAKEAITIEKGKEASTEKAIKDKEQEEDKKDEVLKDKMVANQKADVASTENVITEEKKENIKNDDVVEISMEGAVKDKKNEGENKEMSSEENAAAALSEDIASTEDEVVENKDDFGVTFPVAMLTEEDGSVTFRVPDDAITKDDDKDDDSVTFPSPLATKGRNMVAMVTEEDGNITFAVPVAPVTKDDDSVSFAAAPTTKNNDMLAMVTEEGGSVYFAKPVAPVTKDGHSVTIAAAPTTKDDDSVTLAAAPTTEDNDIVTLTAVPVEEEMAEQLEPSEDTGEVKNEAELPEPTVFEDKESMTEVDGTTERKEEGVAEQPKPSEDNEVVKNEAELPDPTVVEQVITEAVEALKVEEEGKLETVGEIKVEQDDESVSKVPKEESSSAVSRDEDGESDGKQPIDYKETITTEE, from the exons ATGGGTTGCGGTGGCTCCAAAGAAGCTGTGGTCAAAGGCAATTCCGGCAGCAGCAGGTGCAATCGCTTCCGGAGGAAATCCAGcgtcgtcgccgacgccacccagTCATCCCGTGCGCCTCCGCCATCTGATAATGGCTCTGCCATGGTTGCGAAAGCCAATGACGAGGTGGTCGCTGATGCAAAGAACAAGGAAACTACATCAACACAGAAGGCCATTGAGGAGAAGAAACAAGAGGGgatcaacagcaaggctgatcAGGTCGTCAGGGACAACAGAGAAGCATTTgcggtgaaggaggccaagGCGATAGCAACGAACGCCATCCCAGAGAAGAAAGAGGTTGAGATCAAGAAGGATGAAGAAATTATCAAGGATGCTAAAGAAGCGATCACCATTGAGAAGGGCAAAGAAGCATCGACCGAGAAGGCCATCAAGGATAAGGAACAGGAGGAGGACAAGAAAGATGAGGTTCTCAAGGACAAAATGGTCGCCAATCAGAAGGCCGACGTGGCATCAACCGAGAATGTCATCACtgaggagaaaaaagaaaatatcaaGAATGACGATGTCGTCGAGATATCGATGGAGGGAGCCGtcaaggacaagaaaaatgagggTGAAAACAAAGAGATGTCATCTGAAGAGAATGCTGCTGCTGCACTGAGTGAGGACATTGCATCGACCGAGGATGAGGTCGTGGAGAACAAGGATGATTTCGGTGTCACCTTCCCAGTTGCGATGCTGACAGAGGAGGATGGCAGTGTCACCTTCAGAGTACCAGATGACGCCATCACCAAGGAtgatgacaaggatgatgacAGTGTTACCTTTCCATCGCCCCTGGCAACCAAGGGCAGGAACATGGTTGCCATGGTGACTGAGGAGGATGGAAATATCACCTTTGCGGTACCAGTTGCCCCTGTGACTAAGGATGATGACAGTGTTTCCTTTGCAGCTGCTCCTACGACCAAGAACAATGACATGCTTGCCATGGTGACCGAGGAGGGCGGTAGTGTCTACTTTGCAAAACCGGTAGCCCCTGTGACCAAGGATGGTCACAGTGTTACCATCGCAGCTGCCCCCACGACCAAGGACGACGACAGTGTTACCTTGGCAGCTGCCCCAACTACCGAGGACAATGACATTGTCACCTTAACAGCTGTCCCGGTTGAGGAGGAGATGGCAGAGCAACTTGAGCCTTCTGAGGACACTGGGGAGGTGAAAAATGAGGCGGAGCTCCCAGAGCCTACTGTTTTTGAGGACAAGGAGTCCATGACCGAAGTTGATGGCACAACagaaaggaaggaggagggggtggCAGAGCAACCCAAACCTTCTGAAGATAATGAGGTAGTAAAAAATGAGGCAGAGCTCCCAGACCCTACTGTTGTTGAGCAGGTGATAACTGAAGCTGTCGAGGCACTGAaagtggaggaggaggggaaaTTGGAGACTGTTGGGGAGATCAAGGTCGAGCAAGATGATGAGAGTGTCTCCAAAGTGCCCAAGGAGGAAAGTTCTAGTGCGGTTTCGAGAGACGAGGATG GGGAATCAGATGGGAAGCAACCCATTGATTACAAGGAGACCATAACCACTGAGGAATAG